The following coding sequences are from one Anopheles merus strain MAF unplaced genomic scaffold, AmerM5.1 LNR4000116, whole genome shotgun sequence window:
- the LOC121601545 gene encoding protein Malvolio-like, whose translation NERYIECRDGFTASIRCDTYSRLFFKCRIPLYIGVLITVLDTLSFLFLDKYKLRRLELFFGFLITTMAVSFGYQYIVTDIPQISVIEGMFLPWSSDYRPGTLLQAVGIIGAVIMPHNLYLHSALVKSRAINRNDVKEVKKANRYYFIEASIALAVSFVINVFVVSVFAHDVYGKTNQDVIDACSNSSFGDDIISAFIANNYTADINIYKGGLVLGCFYGGLSMYVWAIGILAAGQSSTMTGTYAGQFAMEGFLNLQWARWKRVLFTRTVAIMPAFYVAFFSRLEDLTKMNDILNAVMALQLPFAAIPTVAFSSSVALMKEDFVNGRLEKNISITLSFTVIGINLYFIVANLEQVNLTPLMIFSVVFFGMFYIAFNLYLLLHMMVNLGNKAVASNWVIKRFVLDNSHLFSNLNGNGM comes from the exons aatACCATTGTACATAGGGGTTTTGATAACTGTATTAGATACACTTTCCTTCTTGTTTTTGGATAAGTACAAACTGAGACGTCTGGAACtattttttggatttttgatcactACAATGGCCGTATCGTTTGGTTATCAG TACATCGTTACTGATATACCGCAAATCAGTGTAATTGAAGGAATGTTCCTACCTTGGTCTTCTGATTACCGTCCCGGTACACTGCTGCAGGCTGTGGGTATAATCGGTGCCGTTATCATGCCGCACAACTTATATTTACATTCAGCGCTTGTAAag tcTCGTGCGATCAATCGAAACGATGTTAAGGAAGTGAAAAAAGCAAATCGTTATTACTTTATAGAAGCATCGATTGCCCTTGCGGTATCCTTTGTCATTAACGTGTTTGTAGTGTCCGTTTTCGCTCATGATGTGTATGGAAAGACTAATCAAGACGTG ATTGACGCTTGCAGTAATTCATCATTTGGGGATGACATTATATCTGCATTTATAGCAAATAATTATACAGCCGATATCAACATTTATAAAGGCGGATTAGTACTTGGATGTTTTTATGGTGGACTATCGATGTACGTGTGGGCTATTGGTATACTAGCAGCCGGACAAAGTTCTACCATGACTGGCACATACGCAGGACAATTTGCTATGGAG ggttttcttaACCTGCAATGGGCACGTTGGAAACGTGTATTGTTCACCAGAACAGTGGCAATTATGCCTGCGTTTTATGTTGCTTTCTTCAGTAGATTGGAAGATTTAACTAAAATGAACGATATATTGAATGCCGTGATGGCTTTACAGCTTCCATTCGCTGCGATACCTACAGTCGCCTTTTCTTCAAGTGTAG CATTGATGAAAGAAGACTTTGTGAATGGCAG acttgaaaaaaatatttctatcACACTCAGTTTTACTGTTATTGGTATAAACCTTTATTTTATTGTGGCCAATTTAGAGCAAGTAAATTTAACGCCTTTGATGATCTTTAGCGTTG tttttttCGGTATGTTTTACATAGCTTTTAATTTGTATCTTCTATTGCATATGATGGTAAATTTAGGAAATAAAGCAGTAGCTTCAAATTGG gTTATAAAGCGGTTTGTTTTGGATAATAGccatttgttttcaaatcTGAATGGCAATGGAATGTAA